The following proteins are co-located in the Fructilactobacillus carniphilus genome:
- a CDS encoding MFS transporter has translation MQTETPMKPLTRWLFIATMLVGTFTMSISQSSLSTAYPTLMKYFLISADTVQWLTTGFMIVMCITMPISPWLLNNISFKTLFMGALLLFDVGTLIIFWGPNFYLVMLGRIMEAAAVGVLFPSYQTVLLEITPEAKRGTIMGIAGLVMGSALACGPIISGIVLRFTSWRGLFIFFMVVITIVLLLSFFVMRDVMPRIPSKLDWLSVFYSLGLIGLLYVITKAGEPGANWPTLIGILVVSVLLLTFFVHRQLNLPEPMLDLRVMKTFNYDLAVLLTGFSYISLIVVTIIFPLYYQQVLGASPFVSGMALVPGAALLSLLNPITGTLADKIGFKPTMLVGMGMIVVGWGILALVHINNIWGMIGLAMLIEGGNAFVMMPAVTLGANSLPNDLVSHGTAVITTVRQVLGSTGVAVATLILVNVTGKALHGGSSYMMSNQTGFHAVYWTFFGIAVLGFIIATLIRSTRSKDAE, from the coding sequence ATGCAAACGGAAACTCCAATGAAACCCCTCACGCGGTGGCTGTTCATCGCGACCATGTTGGTGGGAACCTTTACCATGTCGATTAGTCAATCTTCCTTATCGACGGCATATCCGACCCTCATGAAGTATTTTCTGATTTCGGCGGACACGGTGCAGTGGTTAACTACCGGATTTATGATCGTGATGTGTATCACGATGCCAATCAGTCCATGGTTGTTAAATAACATCAGTTTTAAAACGCTCTTCATGGGTGCCTTACTGCTGTTTGACGTGGGAACGCTGATTATTTTCTGGGGACCCAATTTCTACCTGGTAATGCTAGGCCGGATTATGGAGGCCGCGGCCGTCGGGGTCCTCTTTCCTTCATACCAAACGGTGCTGCTGGAAATCACGCCCGAGGCCAAACGGGGGACCATCATGGGAATCGCCGGTCTGGTAATGGGTTCGGCGCTCGCCTGTGGTCCCATCATCTCTGGAATCGTGCTTCGTTTTACTAGTTGGCGGGGTCTCTTTATCTTCTTCATGGTGGTCATCACCATCGTGTTATTATTGTCATTCTTCGTTATGCGTGACGTGATGCCACGGATTCCGTCTAAGTTAGACTGGCTTTCGGTCTTCTATTCACTCGGGTTGATCGGGCTCTTGTATGTGATTACTAAGGCAGGAGAACCAGGCGCTAATTGGCCTACGTTAATTGGGATTCTCGTGGTTTCCGTGCTCTTACTGACCTTCTTTGTTCATCGACAGTTAAATCTGCCCGAACCGATGTTGGATCTGCGGGTGATGAAGACCTTTAACTACGATCTGGCCGTGTTATTAACCGGTTTTTCTTATATTTCCTTGATTGTGGTGACCATTATCTTCCCGCTTTATTACCAACAAGTGCTAGGGGCTTCGCCGTTTGTTTCTGGAATGGCTCTAGTTCCTGGGGCAGCGCTCTTGAGTCTTTTGAACCCCATTACTGGAACCCTAGCTGACAAGATTGGATTTAAACCTACGATGTTAGTTGGAATGGGCATGATTGTGGTCGGTTGGGGGATTCTCGCCCTCGTCCATATTAACAACATCTGGGGGATGATTGGATTAGCGATGCTAATTGAAGGAGGAAATGCCTTCGTTATGATGCCCGCAGTGACCCTAGGAGCAAACTCATTACCAAACGACCTAGTTTCGCACGGAACTGCTGTGATTACGACGGTGCGACAGGTTCTCGGTTCCACTGGAGTAGCGGTTGCAACGTTGATTCTGGTTAACGTAACCGGGAAAGCCCTACACGGTGGTTCATCGTACATGATGTCTAACCAGACTGGTTTCCATGCCGTCTACTGGACCTTCTTTGGAATTGCGGTGCTTGGTTTCATCATTGCCACGCTGATTCGCTCGACCAGGTCAAAAGATGCAGAATAG
- a CDS encoding lactonase family protein codes for MIEKFLIGTYTKNQSKGIYQIELDTDKPALQNLQLVAKAGSPTYVAESKAHRIYAVERVMEDNELHGGVVDLDGTTIPAKELQKIVEMGSSPAYITVDEKRQFVYTANYHTGDVTIFKIGPDGLLAATDRVHDHGQVGPRPEQADGPHPHYVDISFDGRLVVCDLGLDQIFLYDLTPEGKLELVSGLTLEPGFGPRHITYIEELGKAYLVGELSSKVAVLNYNEETAQFEIEQVVSTIPADWTEHNGAAAIHLSSDHRFIYVSNRGNDSIVVFSVQSDGKLKQIQRVSTEGEFPRDFNFNRSEDFLIVANQNTDNATLFQRDVASGKLTLIQKDFTVPEGTCVAHRQD; via the coding sequence ATGATTGAAAAATTTCTGATCGGAACGTATACCAAGAATCAAAGTAAAGGAATTTACCAAATTGAATTGGATACGGACAAGCCCGCTTTGCAAAACCTGCAGTTAGTTGCCAAGGCCGGTTCACCAACCTACGTTGCTGAATCAAAGGCCCACCGGATTTATGCCGTGGAACGGGTCATGGAAGATAACGAACTACACGGGGGAGTGGTGGACTTAGACGGGACTACTATTCCAGCGAAGGAACTACAAAAGATCGTGGAAATGGGGAGTAGCCCGGCTTACATTACGGTCGACGAAAAACGTCAATTTGTGTACACTGCCAACTACCATACTGGAGATGTGACCATCTTTAAGATTGGACCGGACGGCTTACTGGCCGCTACCGATCGGGTTCATGATCACGGTCAGGTGGGACCGCGCCCAGAACAGGCTGATGGTCCGCATCCTCATTACGTCGACATCTCGTTTGACGGCCGGTTAGTGGTTTGTGATCTTGGTCTCGATCAGATTTTTCTGTACGATTTAACTCCGGAAGGCAAACTCGAATTAGTGAGTGGCTTAACCTTAGAACCAGGCTTTGGGCCACGTCACATTACTTACATTGAGGAACTGGGTAAGGCTTACCTAGTCGGAGAATTAAGTAGTAAGGTGGCGGTCTTAAACTACAACGAAGAAACCGCGCAGTTTGAAATTGAACAAGTAGTGTCCACTATTCCAGCTGACTGGACGGAACACAACGGAGCTGCTGCCATTCACTTGTCGAGTGACCACCGCTTTATCTACGTTTCTAACCGGGGTAACGATAGCATCGTCGTCTTTTCCGTCCAATCAGACGGAAAGTTAAAACAAATCCAACGGGTTTCTACGGAAGGTGAATTCCCCCGGGACTTCAACTTTAACCGGTCGGAAGACTTCCTGATCGTTGCTAACCAAAACACCGATAATGCCACTTTATTCCAACGGGATGTTGCTTCTGGCAAGTTAACCTTGATCCAAAAGGACTTCACTGTTCCGGAAGGAACTTGTGTGGCCCACCGCCAGGATTAA
- a CDS encoding M24 family metallopeptidase, translated as MEKLAQLQEHLRDQQLDVAYVSDPETIEYLTGFGSDPVERVLALLVFPDQEPFLFAPALEVEDIQSTGWTHPVYGYLDHEAPFAMIAKNVRDRVENPIHWGIQKNQLTVERLQALQAEFPKAQFAADLTPVIERMRLIKTPDEIEKLRAAGKEADFAFEVAFNTIAPGKTEADVAAEIEYQLKKRGVMEMSFATLVQAGKHASQPHGDTGMNQIKEHELVLLDLGTVHDGYISDASRTVAVGTLSDQLQEIYAVCLKAQLAAQAAVKPGITAAELDKVARDIIDEAGYGQYFIHRLGHGMGMSEHEFPSIMEGNDLKLEENMCFSIEPGIYIPGVAGVRIEDCVRVTTDGCEPFTHTAKTLQNVLK; from the coding sequence ATGGAAAAATTAGCACAGTTACAAGAACATTTACGCGACCAGCAACTAGACGTTGCCTACGTTAGTGACCCCGAAACGATTGAGTACTTGACCGGCTTTGGGAGTGATCCGGTTGAGCGAGTCTTAGCATTATTAGTATTCCCTGATCAAGAACCTTTTCTCTTTGCACCGGCTTTAGAAGTTGAAGATATCCAAAGTACAGGTTGGACGCATCCTGTTTATGGTTACCTTGACCACGAAGCTCCGTTTGCGATGATTGCTAAAAATGTGCGGGATCGGGTCGAAAATCCCATTCACTGGGGGATTCAAAAGAACCAGCTCACCGTGGAACGGCTCCAAGCCCTACAAGCGGAGTTTCCAAAGGCTCAATTTGCTGCTGATTTGACACCTGTGATTGAACGGATGCGCCTGATTAAAACTCCGGATGAAATTGAAAAGTTACGGGCAGCCGGTAAAGAAGCCGACTTTGCCTTTGAGGTGGCCTTTAACACGATTGCACCAGGCAAGACTGAGGCCGATGTCGCAGCTGAAATCGAGTACCAGCTGAAAAAGCGCGGGGTGATGGAGATGAGCTTTGCCACTTTAGTTCAAGCTGGTAAGCATGCCTCTCAACCCCATGGGGACACTGGGATGAACCAGATTAAAGAACACGAACTGGTCTTGCTGGATCTCGGAACGGTGCATGATGGTTACATCAGTGATGCCAGTCGGACGGTCGCAGTCGGGACGCTTAGTGACCAATTACAAGAAATCTATGCCGTGTGTTTGAAGGCGCAGTTAGCTGCTCAAGCAGCGGTGAAGCCTGGAATTACCGCTGCTGAATTAGATAAGGTAGCTCGCGATATTATTGACGAGGCTGGTTACGGTCAGTACTTCATTCACCGGCTTGGTCATGGAATGGGAATGAGTGAACACGAATTCCCGTCCATCATGGAAGGCAACGACCTGAAGCTCGAAGAAAACATGTGCTTTTCGATTGAACCCGGGATTTACATTCCAGGCGTTGCCGGCGTGCGGATTGAAGATTGTGTCCGGGTCACCACGGATGGTTGTGAACCATTTACACATACCGCGAAGACGTTACAAAATGTTTTAAAGTAG
- the asnS gene encoding asparagine--tRNA ligase: protein MDVLVKDLYTKSRNELTTPITISGWVRTIRNSKKIAFIEVNDGSYIKNVQVIAKRDQLNNFEDVIKLPISSTVKITGQLVETPDAPQPFELHADEVTIEGVSDPDYPLQKKAHSLEYLRTIAHLRPRTNTFYAVFKIRSMAAFAIHEYLQHHDFVYVNTPIITSSDAEGAGEMFRVTTLDPDQPEQDDNGKTDFSQDFFGQETNLTVSGQLQVEPFALAFRNVYTFGPTFRAEDSHTKRHAAEFWMIEPEMAFAGLPETIDEIQGLLQYVVQYLLDHAQADLQFLTDHVDEHLLDRLQQTVAEPFARITYTEAIERLEQADADFKFPVKWGIDLKAEHEQYLAEQVFHKPVFVTDYPRDIKAFYMRDNADEKTVAAVDLLVPRIGELVGGSQREEREDVLLDKLHEFNLQESDYDWYLELRKYGGTKHSGFGIGFERLLMYVTGMDNIRDVIPYPRVQGSINF, encoded by the coding sequence ATGGATGTATTAGTAAAAGATTTATATACAAAGTCGCGTAACGAATTGACAACTCCAATCACCATTTCGGGATGGGTGCGGACGATTCGGAACTCGAAAAAGATTGCCTTTATTGAAGTCAATGATGGTTCGTACATCAAAAACGTGCAGGTGATTGCGAAACGGGATCAACTGAACAATTTCGAAGATGTGATTAAATTACCGATTAGTTCCACGGTTAAAATTACCGGTCAACTTGTGGAAACACCGGATGCTCCACAACCATTTGAACTGCACGCGGATGAAGTGACCATTGAAGGAGTTTCTGATCCAGACTACCCACTGCAAAAGAAGGCGCACTCGTTAGAATACCTGCGGACGATTGCCCACTTACGGCCGCGAACCAACACCTTCTACGCCGTGTTTAAGATTCGATCGATGGCAGCTTTTGCCATTCATGAATACCTGCAACACCACGACTTCGTGTACGTAAACACGCCGATCATCACCAGTAGTGATGCCGAAGGAGCCGGGGAAATGTTCCGGGTTACCACGTTGGATCCAGATCAACCGGAACAAGACGACAATGGTAAAACTGATTTTAGTCAGGATTTCTTTGGTCAGGAAACCAACCTGACCGTGAGTGGACAACTGCAAGTGGAACCGTTTGCCTTGGCCTTTCGCAATGTCTACACCTTTGGACCGACGTTCCGGGCTGAAGACTCACATACAAAACGCCATGCCGCTGAATTTTGGATGATTGAACCAGAAATGGCCTTTGCTGGTTTGCCAGAAACAATTGACGAAATCCAGGGCTTGTTGCAGTACGTGGTGCAATACTTGTTAGACCACGCCCAAGCCGATTTGCAATTCTTAACCGATCACGTGGACGAACACTTGCTGGACCGGTTACAACAAACGGTTGCTGAACCATTTGCTCGGATTACTTACACGGAAGCCATCGAACGCTTGGAACAAGCCGATGCCGACTTTAAGTTCCCCGTGAAGTGGGGGATTGACTTAAAGGCGGAACACGAACAATATCTGGCTGAACAGGTTTTCCACAAACCGGTCTTTGTGACTGATTATCCCCGCGACATTAAGGCCTTCTACATGCGCGATAACGCGGATGAAAAAACGGTGGCAGCGGTAGACTTGTTAGTTCCCCGGATTGGTGAATTGGTCGGAGGAAGCCAACGAGAGGAACGCGAAGACGTGCTGTTGGATAAGCTCCACGAATTTAACCTCCAGGAATCTGACTACGACTGGTACTTGGAACTCCGTAAGTACGGAGGCACGAAGCACTCTGGTTTTGGAATCGGATTTGAACGCTTGTTAATGTACGTAACCGGAATGGACAACATTCGGGATGTTATCCCTTACCCACGGGTACAAGGGAGCATCAATTTTTAA
- a CDS encoding FAD-dependent oxidoreductase: MKVVVVGCTHAGTFAIKQTLASHPEAEVTVYEKNDNISFLSCGIALYLGKEIKNNDPQGLFYSSPEELKSLGADVEMKHEVTEIDPDQKVVKVKDLESGSVTETPYDKLIMTTGSLPVVPPIDGIQSDKVYLCKNWHDAKKLFDEAPKVKSITVIGSGYIGAELAEAYSKQGYQVNLLDGSTRVLYKYFDKKFTDILAADYEKNGVNLELGSKVTGFEEKDGGISVLTANGDEIHSDIAILCIGFRPNTGLLKGKVDMMPNGAIITDEYMHSSNPDIFAAGDSAAVHYNPTGQNAYIPLATNAVRQGILVGENLTENKVKYMGTQSSSGLKLYDRTYVSTGLTMAAAKDQGINARQVVVEDNYRPEFMLTTEPVLMSLVYEPNTRRILGGSLTSMYDVSQSANVLSVAIQNQNTIDDLAMVDMLFQPQFDRPFNYLNILAQAAQAQEAKD, encoded by the coding sequence ATGAAAGTCGTTGTAGTTGGTTGTACTCATGCCGGAACCTTTGCCATTAAACAAACCTTAGCTTCTCATCCAGAAGCTGAAGTGACGGTCTACGAGAAGAACGATAACATCTCGTTCCTTTCCTGTGGGATTGCTTTGTACTTGGGTAAAGAAATTAAGAACAATGATCCACAAGGATTGTTCTATTCTAGTCCTGAAGAATTAAAGAGCCTCGGGGCCGACGTGGAAATGAAGCACGAAGTTACAGAAATTGATCCAGACCAAAAGGTTGTTAAAGTAAAGGACCTTGAATCTGGTTCCGTTACAGAGACTCCGTATGACAAGTTGATTATGACGACTGGCTCATTGCCAGTGGTTCCTCCGATCGACGGAATTCAAAGTGACAAAGTTTACCTGTGCAAGAACTGGCATGACGCTAAGAAGTTGTTTGATGAAGCTCCGAAAGTTAAATCAATCACGGTCATCGGTTCCGGTTACATTGGTGCCGAACTAGCTGAGGCGTACTCTAAGCAGGGTTATCAAGTAAACTTACTGGACGGTTCTACCCGGGTGCTTTACAAGTACTTTGACAAGAAGTTCACTGACATTCTAGCTGCCGATTACGAAAAGAACGGTGTTAACCTGGAATTAGGTTCAAAGGTAACCGGTTTTGAAGAAAAAGATGGCGGGATTTCTGTTTTAACCGCTAACGGGGACGAAATTCACTCTGACATTGCCATTCTTTGTATCGGTTTCCGTCCGAACACCGGTTTATTAAAGGGCAAAGTCGACATGATGCCAAATGGAGCTATCATCACCGACGAATACATGCACTCATCAAACCCAGACATCTTTGCTGCTGGGGACAGTGCTGCCGTTCACTACAACCCAACCGGCCAAAATGCTTACATTCCGTTAGCTACTAACGCAGTGCGGCAGGGGATTTTAGTGGGTGAAAACCTAACGGAAAACAAAGTTAAGTACATGGGGACTCAATCGTCCTCTGGTTTGAAACTCTATGACCGGACCTACGTTTCCACTGGATTGACGATGGCTGCTGCTAAGGACCAAGGAATTAACGCTCGTCAAGTAGTTGTCGAAGATAACTACCGACCAGAATTCATGTTAACCACGGAACCCGTGTTGATGTCATTGGTTTATGAGCCAAATACCCGGCGGATTCTCGGTGGTTCCTTAACCAGTATGTACGATGTTTCACAATCAGCTAACGTCTTGTCTGTGGCAATTCAAAACCAAAACACGATTGATGATTTAGCCATGGTTGACATGCTCTTCCAACCGCAATTTGACCGACCGTTCAACTACTTGAACATTCTGGCTCAAGCTGCTCAAGCGCAAGAGGCAAAAGATTAG
- a CDS encoding class A sortase: protein MTQPPKKRRWLKWAERILLLLLLVVGIALVFSSQLEGYWIQWQSHQKVTNISQQEVKRGETKNANYNYQNVQAVSENAVLESEKARKTDAIGSIQIPDLDINLPIFKGLNSENLTIGAGTMKPGQKLGEGNYALAGHHMQNPKILFSPLAKAKKGQIVTIKAGKQTARYRITKIKVVPETDVSVINDVPGKKLLTLVTCASGNPGETRRLIVTGELIK from the coding sequence ATGACACAGCCCCCCAAAAAACGACGATGGCTCAAATGGGCAGAACGGATTTTGTTGCTTCTATTACTAGTGGTGGGAATTGCCCTGGTTTTTAGCTCCCAACTAGAGGGTTATTGGATTCAGTGGCAAAGTCACCAGAAGGTTACCAATATTTCCCAGCAGGAAGTGAAGCGTGGAGAAACTAAGAACGCGAATTATAACTATCAAAACGTCCAGGCGGTTTCTGAAAATGCGGTATTAGAGAGCGAAAAGGCTCGCAAAACGGATGCAATTGGTTCAATTCAAATTCCAGATTTAGACATTAACTTGCCGATTTTCAAGGGACTCAACTCTGAAAACTTGACGATTGGAGCTGGAACGATGAAACCGGGGCAAAAATTAGGCGAAGGTAACTATGCCTTGGCAGGGCACCACATGCAGAACCCGAAGATTCTTTTCTCACCCTTAGCCAAAGCGAAAAAAGGACAGATTGTGACGATTAAGGCCGGGAAGCAAACCGCTCGCTATCGGATCACTAAGATTAAAGTGGTGCCAGAAACGGACGTCTCGGTAATTAACGATGTACCGGGCAAAAAGCTGTTGACCTTAGTTACTTGTGCCAGTGGTAATCCGGGGGAAACTCGCCGTTTGATTGTGACGGGTGAATTAATTAAATAA
- the secY2 gene encoding accessory Sec system protein translocase subunit SecY2 yields MKVVLKRVMFTLWLLIIFELGSLILLPGFAPRNYVNSVLQNSYINVVSGNFGSQITVPSLFALGMGPYMTALIIWQTIASISEKTTQRLSQKAVGTIQKLLTLIFAILQAVMTAFLFLKYKPDYFGYSEALFYLFILMILVAGAMLIVWMADLNAKFGIGGTSIFIIPGLIKSLPNVLNSGRTEPLHFSILGWLIVLLIVLAFVYISVFMNNSETRIEIQRININNRLTNSYIPIKVLVSGAMPFMFALSLFSIPSILFAQSNLETSFLTTLFSFHNWQGIFTYGVIIVILGYGFAFVNFQPSNIAKSLKKSGDYIMDVTPGITTEKYLTNKLFIMAFLGNVFMLAVALIPLIIGLFYGPATNFSFLFGSILILVTMLDGIFQEIKALLIKNQYQIF; encoded by the coding sequence ATGAAAGTAGTCTTAAAAAGAGTGATGTTTACTCTGTGGTTGTTAATTATTTTTGAATTAGGGAGCTTAATCCTATTGCCAGGTTTTGCGCCGCGTAATTATGTTAATTCAGTTTTGCAAAATTCATATATTAACGTAGTTTCAGGCAATTTTGGAAGTCAAATTACGGTTCCCAGTTTGTTTGCTTTAGGAATGGGTCCGTACATGACAGCGTTGATTATCTGGCAGACAATTGCTTCAATTAGTGAAAAAACAACGCAACGATTATCACAAAAAGCAGTTGGAACAATTCAAAAATTGTTGACGCTAATCTTCGCTATTTTACAGGCCGTTATGACGGCTTTTTTATTCCTAAAATACAAACCCGATTATTTTGGTTATTCAGAGGCACTATTTTACCTTTTTATCTTAATGATTTTGGTGGCCGGGGCAATGTTAATTGTCTGGATGGCTGATTTAAACGCTAAATTTGGAATCGGCGGAACTAGTATTTTCATTATTCCTGGACTAATCAAAAGTTTACCCAATGTTTTAAATTCCGGGCGAACGGAGCCCCTTCATTTTTCGATACTAGGTTGGTTGATTGTTTTACTGATTGTCTTAGCTTTCGTTTATATTTCGGTGTTTATGAATAATTCGGAAACTAGAATTGAAATTCAGCGAATTAATATTAATAATCGTCTGACTAATTCATATATTCCGATTAAGGTGTTAGTTTCAGGGGCAATGCCGTTCATGTTTGCTTTGTCACTGTTCTCAATTCCTAGTATTTTATTTGCCCAGTCAAACTTGGAAACCTCATTTTTAACTACACTATTTTCCTTTCATAATTGGCAAGGAATCTTTACATATGGAGTTATTATTGTAATTCTCGGCTATGGTTTTGCGTTTGTTAATTTTCAGCCTTCTAATATTGCGAAGTCTTTGAAAAAAAGTGGTGATTACATTATGGATGTGACACCTGGAATTACAACTGAAAAATATTTAACGAATAAATTATTTATAATGGCCTTTTTAGGGAATGTTTTTATGTTAGCAGTGGCACTCATTCCATTAATAATTGGATTGTTCTACGGACCGGCTACGAATTTTTCTTTTTTATTTGGCTCAATTCTAATTTTAGTCACCATGTTAGATGGAATCTTTCAAGAGATTAAAGCTTTATTGATTAAAAACCAATATCAAATTTTTTAG
- the secA2 gene encoding accessory Sec system translocase SecA2 has product MHKYRKLAKKIKQRAQELQTMTDQELKRQTTELRDQLKNGKSLDDILIESYATVCEADRRILGLTPYLTQIIGALVLHEGNIAEMKTGEGKTLTATMPLYLHGLIGNGVFLITANPYLARRDAEEIGKVYRWLGLTVGLGVPNDDEEDDDERELDQIYASDIVYTTHSSLGFDYLFDNLATTPDKQHIKRLNYAIIDEIDSILLDQAQTPLIVSGAPNVKSNLYELSELMIHQLKEGIDFKTATDAKSVWLTPAGISHLEEFAGIKDLLSEKHHNLYRHLVLALKANYLFTKDRDYVVEAQTVVLLDKMNGRKLPGTKLQAGLHQAIEAKEGVKLSDETKGMASITYQNLFKLFTRISGMTGTALTDADEFRDTYHLNTIVIPTNQKVIRKDHPDQVYVTNQAKIEASLAKLEEITQQNRPVLIETGSVSMSELYSRLLLAKGYAHNVLNATSAAKENRIIKEAGNVDSITVATAMAGRGTDIKLSNDAKKNGGLYVIGTERMSSARIDNQLRGRSGRQGEPGDSMFFVSLEDKIVTENAPKWVKKFRKQCISNPNFDINQPLTELRIKHVVDRAQSVQKNSEVSGRRQTLAFDEVAKVQRNYLYQLRNKIMRSADLDQLMITAIRTVISNFVSYVHSYTEVMDFIYNNIDYFFVDEKQILEQSWENPSFLTEFLLKLIKQQEQKVFKQFSSDDQLLYYKRLVLLKSIDLMWIEQVDALQQLKEVVSNRNWGQHKPVYEYQTEAQRSFEAMKNEIYLLILKNTLLSEIVYQDDGTIKLVFV; this is encoded by the coding sequence ATGCATAAGTATCGTAAATTAGCAAAGAAAATAAAGCAACGAGCTCAAGAACTGCAGACTATGACAGATCAAGAGCTAAAACGACAGACAACTGAGTTACGAGATCAACTTAAGAATGGAAAAAGTTTAGATGACATTCTCATAGAAAGTTATGCAACCGTTTGTGAAGCCGATCGGAGAATTTTAGGATTAACTCCCTATCTAACGCAGATTATTGGAGCCCTTGTATTGCATGAAGGTAATATTGCTGAAATGAAAACTGGAGAAGGGAAAACGCTGACGGCAACAATGCCGCTCTATCTTCATGGTTTAATTGGAAACGGAGTTTTTCTAATTACAGCTAACCCTTATCTAGCTCGAAGAGATGCTGAAGAAATTGGAAAGGTATATCGTTGGCTAGGATTGACGGTTGGATTAGGAGTTCCCAATGATGATGAAGAGGATGATGACGAACGTGAATTAGACCAAATTTATGCTTCTGATATTGTGTATACAACACATAGTAGTCTTGGATTTGATTACTTATTTGATAATTTAGCAACCACTCCAGACAAACAGCACATTAAACGGCTGAACTATGCAATTATTGATGAAATTGATTCAATTTTATTGGATCAAGCACAGACTCCACTAATTGTTTCAGGAGCACCAAACGTTAAGTCTAATTTATATGAACTTTCTGAGTTGATGATTCACCAATTAAAAGAGGGAATCGATTTCAAAACAGCAACTGACGCTAAGAGCGTGTGGTTGACTCCGGCTGGAATCTCGCATTTAGAAGAATTCGCTGGAATTAAAGATTTACTAAGTGAAAAGCACCATAATCTTTATCGGCACCTTGTTTTAGCTCTAAAAGCCAATTATTTATTTACTAAGGACAGAGATTATGTGGTTGAAGCTCAAACCGTTGTTTTATTGGATAAAATGAATGGGCGTAAGTTACCGGGAACTAAATTACAGGCTGGATTACACCAAGCAATTGAAGCTAAAGAAGGCGTAAAACTTAGTGATGAAACTAAGGGCATGGCCAGCATTACATATCAAAACTTATTTAAGTTATTTACTCGAATCTCAGGAATGACTGGAACAGCATTGACGGATGCTGATGAGTTTCGGGATACTTATCATCTTAACACCATCGTGATTCCGACAAATCAAAAGGTAATTCGCAAGGACCATCCAGATCAGGTTTATGTTACTAATCAGGCTAAAATCGAGGCGTCGCTTGCTAAGCTAGAGGAAATTACCCAGCAAAACCGACCAGTTTTAATTGAAACCGGTTCGGTGTCGATGTCAGAGTTATATTCTCGTTTGCTACTTGCTAAGGGTTATGCGCATAACGTTTTGAACGCTACTAGTGCAGCAAAAGAAAATCGGATTATTAAAGAAGCCGGAAATGTTGATTCAATCACAGTGGCCACAGCCATGGCTGGTCGGGGGACTGACATCAAACTTTCTAATGATGCTAAAAAAAACGGTGGGTTATATGTGATTGGAACGGAGCGGATGTCTTCTGCTAGAATTGATAACCAATTGCGTGGACGATCCGGACGCCAAGGAGAACCGGGAGACAGTATGTTTTTTGTTTCATTGGAAGATAAAATTGTGACTGAAAATGCACCTAAATGGGTAAAAAAATTTCGGAAACAATGCATTTCCAATCCTAATTTTGATATTAACCAACCATTAACAGAATTACGGATCAAGCACGTTGTTGATCGGGCTCAAAGTGTACAAAAAAATAGTGAAGTTTCTGGAAGGAGACAAACGTTAGCATTTGATGAAGTTGCTAAGGTACAAAGGAATTATCTATATCAATTAAGAAATAAAATTATGAGATCTGCCGATTTAGATCAGCTAATGATTACTGCGATTAGAACGGTCATTTCAAATTTTGTTAGTTATGTGCATAGTTATACTGAAGTGATGGACTTCATTTATAACAATATTGATTATTTCTTTGTTGATGAAAAGCAGATTTTGGAACAATCTTGGGAAAATCCCTCATTTTTGACCGAATTTCTTTTGAAATTGATTAAACAGCAGGAACAGAAAGTTTTTAAACAGTTTAGTAGCGATGATCAACTTTTATATTACAAACGATTAGTATTATTAAAATCAATTGATTTGATGTGGATTGAACAAGTAGATGCACTACAGCAACTAAAAGAAGTAGTTAGCAATCGAAATTGGGGGCAGCATAAACCAGTTTATGAATATCAAACCGAAGCGCAAAGATCGTTTGAAGCAATGAAAAATGAAATTTATCTACTGATTCTGAAAAATACTTTATTATCTGAAATCGTCTATCAGGATGATGGAACAATTAAACTTGTTTTTGTTTAG